The following are from one region of the Corylus avellana chromosome ca1, CavTom2PMs-1.0 genome:
- the LOC132182332 gene encoding protein FAR1-RELATED SEQUENCE 9 — MSGSRQRTLGGGGQQILDYLKRMHAENPAFFYAVQGDNDHSGGNIFWVDATSRMNYSYFGDAVIFDTTSRTNRYRVPFASFTGFNHHGQPVLFGCALILNDSESSFIWLFETWLNAMSGRRPVSITSDPDQLIQVAVAQVLPETRHRFCKLAMFRETQEKLSHLYQSHPIFETEFRKCIDESETIDEFESCWQSLLERYYVMGNEWLQTMHNARQQWVPVFMRDTFFGEVSRTEGVNSFFDGFVNAFTTMQMLIKQYEKAIASWHDLELKADYETTNTTPVLKTPSPMEKQAANLYTRRIFMKFQEELVETLANPATKIDDSGTITTYRVAKFGEDHKAHTVTFNTFEMKVSCSCQMFEYSGIVCRHILAVFRAKNLLTLPSQYILKRWTRNAKSGAVLDEHASEMTNSSRESLTVRYNNLRQEAIKYVEEGAKSIHIYNVAMDALKDAAKKIAVVKNQGPVPAKSGTLVNGGGQELHPNEENQAATYQSSDEKERKIRELTAELESTNQRCEVYRANLLAVLKDMEEQKLKLSVKVQNARLSLKE, encoded by the exons ATGAGTGGCAGCAGACAGAGGACCCTTGGGGGTGGGGGTCAGCAAATATTGGACTACCTGAAGCGAATGCACGCAGAGAATCCTGCTTTCTTCTATGCAGTTCAAGGTGATAATGATCACAGTGGCGGAAATATATTCTGGGTGGATGCAACATCCAGAATGAACTATTCTTACTTTGGAGATGCTGTCATATTTGACACGACATCGAGGACGAATCGGTATAGGGTACCATTTGCCTCATTCACAGGGTTTAATCATCATGGGCAGCCAGTGTTGTTTGGTTGTGCATTAATTCTCAATGACTCTGAGTCCTCCTTCATATGGCTTTTTGAAACATGGCTTAATGCAATGTCTGGACGCCGCCCTGTCTCTATAACAAGCGACCCAGACCAGCTCATACAAGTTGCTGTTGCACAAGTTCTTCCTGAAACACGTCATCGATTCTGTAAGTTGGCCATGTTCAGAGAAACACAAGAGAAACTGTCTCATCTATATCAGTCACATCCTATTTTTGAAACAGAATTCAGGAAGTGCATAGATGAGTCTGAAACAATTGATGAGTTTGAGTCATGCTGGCAATCACTTCTGGAGAGATACTATGTCATGGGTAATGAATGGCTTCAAACAATGCACAATGCTCGGCAACAGTGGGTTCCAGTTTTCATGCGAGACACTTTCTTTGGAGAGGTATCTAGAACTGAAGGTGTAAATTCATTCTTCGATGGGTTTGTGAATGCATTTACGACCATGCAAATGTTGATTAAGCAGTATGAGAAAGCTATAGCAAGTTGGCACGATTTGGAATTAAAGGCAGATTACGAAACTACCAACACTACCCCAGTTCTGAAGACGCCATCTCCAATGGAAAAACAAGCTGCGAATCTTTACACGAGGAGGATATTCATGAAATTCCAAGAGGAACTAGTGGAGACCCTTGCTAATCCTGCAACAAAAATTGATGACTCTGGAACCATCACCACATATCGAGTGGCCAAATTTGGGGAAGACCACAAAGCACACACTGTGACTTTCAATACTTTTGAGATGAAAGTTAGTTGCAGCTGCCAAATGTTTGAGTATTCAGGAATTGTTTGTAGGCATATATTAGCAGTTTTTAGAGCGAAAAATCTTCTTACTCTTCCATCTCAGTATATATTGAAACGATGGACAAGGAATGCCAAGAGTGGAGCTGTGTTGGATGAACATGCTTCCGAGATGACAAACAGTTCTCGAGAATCTTTAACAGTGCGTTATAACAATTTACGTCAGGAAGCAATCAAATATGTAGAAGAAGGGGCAAAATCTATTCACATTTATAATGTGGCAATGGATGCTTTAAAAGATGCTGCTAAGAAGATTGCTGTTGTGAAGAATCAAGGTCCAGTACCTGCAAAGAGTGGTACTTTGGTGAATGGAGGTGGGCAAGAGTTGCATCCAAATGAAGAAAATCAAGCAGCAACATATCAATCGTCG GAtgagaaggaaaggaaaatccGTGAATTGACTGCTGAGTTGGAGAGCACAAATCAACGATGTGAAGTGTATAGAGCAAACCTGCTGGCTGTTCTGAAAGATATGGAAGAACAGAAGTTAAAGCTGTCAGTGAAGGTTCAAAATGCTAGGCTTAGTTTGAAGGAGTGA
- the LOC132162373 gene encoding protein FAR1-RELATED SEQUENCE 5, with protein MDNEMLEFDIGLGGGGREGDDDGLDIDDDEMVDSPSATSGGAGGGSASGGEIYLPEGDLLDLEPYEGMEFESEEAAKAFYNSYARRVGFSTRVSSSRRSRRDGAIIQRQFVCAKEGFRNMNEKRTKDREIKRPRIITRVGCKASLSVKMQDSGKWVVSGFVREHNHELVPPDQVHCLRSHRQISGPAKTLIDTLQAAGMGPRRIMSALIKEYGGASKVGFTEVDCRNYMRNNRQRSLEGDIQLVLDYLRQMHAENPNFFYAVQGDEDGSMNNVFWADPKARLNYTYFGDTITFDTTYRSNRYRLPFAPFTGVNHHGQPVLFGCAFLINESEVSFVWLFKTWLMAMSGRPPVSITTDHDAVIRSAITQVFPETRHRFCKWHIFKKCQEKLSQVFLQHPNFEADFHKCVNLNESIEEFESCWLSLVDGYDLRDHEWLQTIYSARRQWVPVYLRDTFFAEMSITQRSDSMNSYFDGYVNASTNLNQFFKLYEKALESRNEKEVKADYDTMNTAPVLRTPSPMEKQASELYTRKLFIRFQEELVGTLTLMASKAEDDGEVITYQVAKFGEDHKAYYVKFNVLEMKATCSCQMYEFSGLLCRHALAVFRVTNVLTLPSHYILKRWTRNAKSSVILEERTSVVYTNYLESHTVRYNTLRHEAFKFVDDGVKSVETYDVAMDALKVAAKKVAHETKNEGKRGMANGLVRRNLVSDGNHAKCTNDDLEGSSGQHMSEDDMDKRIREIGSELESSNRKCEVYRANLLSVLKDIEDHKMQLSIKVQNIKISMKDGL; from the exons ATGGATAACGAGATGCTTGAATTTGACATTGGGTTGGGAGGTGGTGGGAGGGAAGGTGATGATGATGGGTTGGacattgatgatgatgaaatgGTTGATAGCCCATCTGCCACCAGTGGTGGGGCTGGAGGAGGTTCCGCCAGCGGTGGCGAAATTTACCTTCCTGAGGGGGACTTATTAGACCTTGAACCTTATGAAGGTATGGAATTTGAGTCTGAGGAGGCTGCCAAGGCCTTCTATAATTCTTATGCCCGCCGTGTTGGCTTCAGTACCCGTGTCAGCTCCTCCCGTCGATCCAGGCGGGATGGAGCAATTATACAGAGGCAATTTGTCTGTGCTAAGGAGGGGTTCCGCAACATGAATGAGAAGCGGACTAAGGACAGAGAGATTAAGCGCCCACGGATCATTACTAGGGTGGGCTGCAAAGCATCCTTGTCTGTCAAGATGCAGGACTCGGGGAAATGGGTTGTATCTGGATTTGTTAGGGAACATAACCATGAGCTGGTTCCACCCGATCAGGTGCACTGCCTTCGCTCTCATAGGCAAATCTCTGGTCCTGCCAAGACTTTGATTGATACCTTGCAGGCTGCCGGAATGGGTCCTCGGAGGATTATGTCTGCCCTCATAAAAGAGTATGGTGGAGCAAGCAAAGTTGGATTTACAGAGGTGGACTGTAGGAACTACATGAGGAATAACCGCCAGAGGAGCTTAGAAGGGGACATTCAACTTGTTCTGGATTATTTGAGGCAAATGCATGCAGAGAACCCCAATTTCTTCTATGCTGTGCAGGGTGATGAGGATGGGTCTATGAACAATGTCTTCTGGGCTGATCCAAAAGCGAGGCTGAACTATACTTACTTTGGTGATACCATTACATTTGACACTACCTACAGATCCAATAGGTACCGATTGCCCTTTGCACCTTTCACCGGGGTAAACCATCATGGACAGCCCGTTTTGTTTGGTTGTGCTTTCCTAATAAATGAATCAGAAGTGTCATTTGTGTGGCTGTTTAAGACGTGGCTTATGGCAATGTCTGGTCGGCCTCCTGTGTCAATCACAACTGATCATGATGCGGTGATACGTTCAGCTATCACACAGGTTTTCCCAGAGACCCGCCATCGTTTCTGCAAATGGCACATCTTTAAAAAATGCCAGGAGAAGTTGTCCCAGGTGTTTCTCCAACACCCAAATTTTGAAGCAGACTTTCATAAATGTGTTAACTTGAATGAGTCGATTGAGGAGTTTGAGTCTTGCTGGTTGTCGCTTGTTGATGGATATGATCTCAGGGATCATGAGTGGCTTCAAACAATTTACTCTGCTCGCAGGCAATGGGTACCTGTCTATCTGCGGGATACTTTCTTTGCAGAAATGTCCATAACCCAGCGAAGTGATAGTATGAATTCATACTTTGATGGCTATGTGAATGCCTCAACGAATCTGAACCAGTTCTTTAAGCTATATGAGAAAGCTCTAGAGAGTCGGAATGAGAAAGAGGTGAAAGCAGATTATGATACTATGAATACTGCCCCAGTTTTGAGGACCCCTTCTCCAATGGAGAAACAAGCATCTGAGCTTTACACGAGAAAACTATTCATAAGGTTTCAAGAGGAGCTAGTTGGAACGTTAACTTTGATGGCATCCAAGGCTGAGGATGATGGAGAGGTAATCACATATCAAGTGGCAAAATTTGGGGAGGATCATAAAGCTTATTATGTCAAATTCAATGTTTTGGAGATGAAAGCAACTTGTAGTTGCCAGATGTATGAGTTTTCAGGTCTTCTTTGCAGACATGCATTGGCAGTTTTTAGAGTGACCAATGTGCTTACTCTCCCATCTCATTATATACTGAAACGATGGACAAGAAATGCCAAAAGCAGTGTTATATTAGAAGAACGTACCAGTGTTGTATACACCAATTATCTAGAATCCCATACTGTTCGATATAATACCCTGCGCCATGAGGCTTTTAAATTTGTAGATGACGGAGTAAAGTCTGTGGAAACTTATGATGTTGCAATGGATGCTTTGAAAGTAGCTGCAAAAAAAGTTGCTCATGAAACAAAAAACGAGGGAAAAAGAGGCATGGCCAACGGGCTTGTTAGGAGAAACTTGGTGAGTGATGGAAATCATGCAAAGTGTACCAATGACGATCTTGAAGGGAGCTCGGGACAGCATATGTCTGAG GATGACATGGACAAGAGAATTAGAGAAATTGGCAGTGAATTGGAGTCTTCAAATCGGAAATGTGAGGTTTATAGGGCTAACCTGCTTTcagttttaaaagatattgaGGATCATAAGATGCAGTTGTCGATTAAAGTGCAAAACATAAAGATTAGTATGAAAGACGGCCTCTAG